AGTCCGAGGGCGCGGTCAGGTCCAGCGCCTTCACCGGCGCGCTGCTCACGTCGCCGCTCCACTTCCAGAGCGCGAACGGTCCGTTGCTCTCGTCATGCGGCCCGCTGAGGATGAGCACCGCCTGGTGGGCCTCCGACCACACCATGCCCCGGATGCCATAACCACCCAGGTTGACCAGGATGGCCTGGCCGAACCTGGCCCTGGCTCCGCCGATCACCTCGTCCGGATTGGTCAGCGTGACCATCAGCGCACTCGAACCGGACTTCGGGTTGCGGAAGCCGAGCACCAGTCCACCCGTGGGCAGCGCCGCCAGCCCCTCGAGGTTGGTTCCATTCACCTTCGGGGCCAGCTCCGCGACCGTGGCCTCCGTCAGCCGCGAGCGCTCATTCAGCAGCGAGATGACCGAGGTGTTCGGGTTGACCCAGTTGGACGCATCCAGCATGTCCTTCAGCAGGTTCGAGGACGTCCCCGCGACCTGAAGCGAGGCATTGGGCACCGTGCCCGAGAGGTCGATGGCGAAGAACTTGTATCGCGATGTCTCGAGCTCCCCGTCCTTGTTGCGAGCGTGCGAGCTGGTCACGTAGATGCGGTTCCCCACGCGTGCGGCGTCCTCGAAGTCCGCCTCGTCCGAGGAGGAGATGCCAATCGCGCTGCTCAGCTCCTTGCTCTGGACCGGGGAGGCGCTCTTGCCCTGGGCGAAGATGCGCGCGGTCTGGGACTCATCGTTGAAGTTCAGGAAATGGGAGGTGTCGATCCACACTCCGCCCGAGCCATCGCAGGTGCTTCGGTACGTCCCCGCGGTCTGTACGCCACCGTCCGTCCCAGCGTCGACGCCCCCATCGCCACCACCCGTTCCCGCATCCGTGCCGGGCAGCTCCCAGGTCACCGTCAGCTTCGGACGGGAGGAGCGGGTCGAATACTCGCTGGAGCGGATCTCCAACCGGTTGTCGTTGTCCTTGTTGGCGAGGATGACACCGTGGTTGCTGGAAGGCGTGGTCAGCCACTTCCGCACCACCTCGAGCCCCCTGGCATTGAGTGTCACGGTGTACGTCCCCGTCGCGGCGGCCCGGATGGAGCCCAGCGAGGTCGTGTCCCGGTCGCCCGTGCCGTCCGCGCCATTCGAGGCCCAGTCATGGCTGCTGTCCGCCTGTTCCCAGGTGACCTGGCTCTCGGTCCAGGCGCGCGTCAGCTCGTAGAAGTCGTAGGTCTGATCCGCCTTGTCGGACACCGTGACGACGATCGAGGCCGCGCGGACGATCGCATTCGCCGGGATGCTCGACACGTCCCACTGCAGCAGGATGTAGTTCTCGTTGCCGCTACCTGCGGGCGTGTCGCCGCTCGCCGAGATGCTGGTGTCGCCGCCGTGGTTGTCGTCTGGATTCTCCTCTTCGATCATCGAGTCGCGGGTGCCCGCGTAGCTCGAGGACGGAGACACGCCGTCCTGGAACGAGGTGCTCTGCGTGCCCAGCCCCTGGGCGCTGGCGAAGAACCCGGGCTCCGCGCCGCTCTCGTCGGATTCCCACGGCTCGCACCCCGCGGCGAGCAGGAAGCCCGCCGCCATCGCTCCAATGACTGAAACCTTCAATCCGCGCATGTCCTCTCCCTCGCGCCAGCGAACGCGGGGGCGGACCGTTGCCCATCCAGGTTCACGCGAGTCGTCACGATTCGGTCGAGATTCCGTGGCGTGATGTTGGCACTTCCCGCTCTTTCTGTTTCCAATCCACCCATGCGAGAGACGAACTGGACACGTCGCGAGCTCATGCGGCTCACGGGCCTGGGCGCGGTGGGAATGGGTCTGGCCTGCACCCGGAGCGCATGGACCGGGGCTCCCCAGCCCCCCAAGGAACTCTGGGTCTACGTTGGCACGTACACCTCGGGTCAAGGCGAGGGCATCTATCTCTGCCGGTTGGACCTGGCGACGGGGGCCCTCCAGCAGGTGGGCCTCACCCGGGGCGTGGTCGAGCCGTCCTTCCTGGCCATGGACCCGATGGGACGCTACCTCTATGCCGTCAATGAATTGACGGAGTTCGAGGGCAAGCCCGGTGGCTTCGTGAGTGCCTTCCGCATCCATCCCCAGACACGGGAGCTGACCTTCATCAATCAGCAACCCACACAGGGCGGTGCGCCCTGCCACCTGGACGTGGCCGCGAACGGCAGGTTCGTGCTGGTCGCCAATTACGTCGGTGGAACCGTCTCCGTCCTTCCGGTCCTGCCGGAGGGAGGGCTGGGCGCCGCGGTCGACGTGAGACGACACGAGGGCTCGGGGCCCAACACCCGGCGTCAGGAAGGCCCGCACGCCCACCAGGTCGTATTGGATGCCGACAATCGCCACGCGCTCGTGTCGGACCTGGGGCTGGACAAGATCATGCTCTACCGGTTCGACGGCGAACAGGGACGCTTGACCCCCGCGGAGCCGGCCTGGGTGTCCACCCAGCCCGGGTCGGGACCGCGTCACCTCACCTTCCATCCCAACGGAAGGTTCGCCTTCGGCATCCACGAGCTGAGCTCGACGATCACCGCTTTCGCCTACGACCCGCGGCTCGGTGCCCTGGAGGCGCTACAGACCGTCTCGGCTCTGCCAGGAGGCTTCACCGGGACGAGCTACGGGGCGGACATCCACGTCAGCCCCGATGGCCGCTTCCTCTATGGCTCCAACCGCGGTCACGACAGCATCGTCGTGCATGCCATTGATTCCTCGGGCCGGCTGACCTACGTGGAGCACGTTCCCACACGAGGACGGTGGCCGCGCCACTTCACCCTCGAGCCCACCGGCAGGTACCTGCTCGTGGCCAATCAGCGCACCCACGACATCTTCTGCTTCCAAAGAGACCTCGAGACCGGAAGGCTGACACCCGTGGGCGAGGCGCTGAAGATCCCCGCCCCCGTGTGTCTGCTGGTGGCTCCACCCCCGGTCTGACGAGGATCAGGGCAGGTTCGCCGCGTTCTGCATCTGGCTCAGGTAGGCGGCGCGCATCTTCGGGTTGCTGTTCTCCAATGGCGAGAACAGCGAGTTGTTGACGTTGCCGTCCGCGTCGTCCTGGAAGTACTGCTCGTAGACGATGTCGTTCTTGTGCGCCCGGATCCAATCGAACATGAAGTTGATGAACGCGGCGTTGTCATCACCATTCACACTCGCCTGGCTGCCCGTCAGGGCGTGATGACCTCCCCACTCCTCGATCGCGAACGGCTTGTTGTGGGTGTCCGCGAAAGCGAAGGTCTGATTGAGGATGTACCCGACGTGGTACTGCGAGTTGAACGAGGCGAGCGTCGTGGAGCCGGGGGAGTCGTAGACATCGACTCCCACGATGTCCACATAGGCATCCCCGGGGTAGAGATCCTGGAAGTTGTAACCCGCCGAGGTATCCGTGCCCGACAGGCTCCAGCTGATCAGCACCCGGTTGGCGGCGGAGCCCGCACCGGCCTTGATGTTGTTGTAGGCCCGCTGCCAAGCGGTCTTGAACTGCGTGTTGTTGGCCTTCCAGGTGCCGTTGCAGTCCTTGCCCGCCGTCCAGTGATACCAGCAGCCGTTGAACTCCCAGGCGAAGCGGAGGATCACTTCCTGCCCCGCGCGGTTGGCGTAGTTCGCGGCGTTGGTGCCCATCGCGCGGTAGTAGGCATCATAGGCTCCGGACGCGGCCTCGGCCCAGCTTCCCTGCACGGACGCCCCGCTTCCACCCGGGAAGGGCGGCGCGTCGACGACGGAGGTCAGGTTCGGGTTCATGAACGACAGGACATAGAGGTCCTTCACGTCGTTCCAATTGGTATGCCACTGCGCCGCCTGCTCGATGTCACAGAAGCGACCACGGCCGCTCTCGACGGTCGACAGCGCCGACGCGTAGGAGCTCGCCGAGCCGGTCCGGTTGAGCGGGAACATGCAGGAGTTCCAGGCCAGACCCGAACGGGCCCCCACCGAGCCCAGCAGGCCTCCCGCCGGAGGGTTCGTGGTCGTGCCGCCGGTGTAGACCTCGGCCTTGTCGATGGAGATCGTGGTGCCCGTGGCCGCGCTGTTCTTCCGGCCCGTCACCGTCACGGTGAGCGTATGGGCCGTGTCCGTCAGGACGGGGCTGGTGTAGATGAGCGCGAACCCCTTGGTGATGGAGTAGGTGTCCGCGTCCACGGGTGCACCACCGTCAATGGAGATGCTGGCGATTCCGCCCACCAACTCCTTGTAACCAAACAGCTTGACCTGGCTCCCGGTGAACCGGAACGTCGCCTTGTCACCCGTGGTGTACGCGTACCGGAAGGACCCACCGTTGCAGCCGCAATTGACCCACGTGCCGGTGTACTGGAACTGATTGTTTCCGGTCCCGATGACACCGTCGTCAACGGTCGCGCTCAGGGTCGGGCTGGCCGCCCGGGCCGGTGTGGTGGCGAGACCCAAACCCACTGCAGCCAGGACGACCGCGATGATGCCGGAGATCTTTCGCTTGCTCATGATTGGCTTTCTTGTTGGTAGGGATTTCTCGGAAAGGGAGAATCCACGCCCCCCGAGAAAAGCCTCACGGATCCGGGCTTGTACAGAAAGAGCCGCGCTCTCGGCAAGTCCAGAAAGCGATGTGAGCAGACCCTGAAGGGAGGAGACGCTCAGCAGACCGCGTCGCGCGTCCAATCGTCACGGCCATAGCGCTCCGCGACGAGCGCCTCGGCGCGGGCGCGCACGTGAGGCGCGAGCGGGACCCTGGCCCAGCTCGCACCGAGCCGCTCGATGAAGCCTTGCTCTAGGGCCTGCGCCGCCTCGGCGTGGCTCACCTCGCGGCCCGCCGCCCCGGTCAGGTCCACCATCGCCTCGCGCAGCCGCTCCGGCGTCAGGCCGAACAGCCGTGCGTGCAGGGCGTAGTCCGTCGTGAGCGGCAGCGCGCCGTGTTGCAGGAAGGCGCCCTTCTGCCGCCGCTGCGCGCTGCCCACGAGCTTGCGGCCTTCCACCTTCAGTTCCTTGAGCGCGGGCGTGAGGAAGCATGCGCCACTGGCCAGGTTGCGCTCGGGCCGCGAGGGCTCCAGCTCGGCCCGCACGCCGAACCTTCGCGCCAGTCCCGCGGAAATGGACTCTGATAGCAGCGTGTAGTTCTGCTCGATGTTGTCGGTGAATGGCGGCGCGACGCGGGCCACGAAGCTGTACGTGAGCTCCCCGTGATGCAGCACTCCGGAGCCACCGGTCACCCGGCGGACCACGTCGAGGCCCTCGGCTCGTGCCGCCTCGGCATCGACGCTGCCGTAGGCCTGGGTGCGTCCGAGGCTCAGGCAGCCTGGTCGGAAGACGTAGAGCCGCAGGGTGGGGACGAAGTCCTCCCTCGTGCTCGCCTCATCGAGCAGCGCCTCGTCCAGTGCCATCTGCCAGACCCCGGGCGCCGCTTCCAACGGTTCGATGAGATTCCACATGCGGCCATCCTCTCCCTCTCCTTCCGGAACGCAATGACCCGCTTCCGATACCTCCTGGCCTCCCGCTCACCCCTTGGATGATGGGGTGTGTTCGTTCTCCATTCGTTCTCCAAAGGTTGGAGGCGGAACGAGGCATTCTGCCACGGGAGTGCGGGGCGGAATGCCCCATCTCCGCACGACGCGAGGCGTCATGCCCCATGTCGTCGAAGTCGAGTTCCATTCCGCCCCAACCTTTCCCTCTGAGTGTGTCTTCACAAATCCTGGCACATGCCTTGCTCCAAGGAAGGCGCAAGGAATCTCCATCATGTGCCAGCGGTCACTCGCCCCCTTGCTCCGTCCTCCCTGGGTGCCTCGGGGTCGGCTCCGATAGCTCAATCCCTATCAATGGAGCCGATGAAGCGCCCCCTTGCCTCCCCGCTGGGTGCACGGAGCTTTCGTGCTTTGTCACAAAAGGAAAAAACACATGGGGTCGAAGTCATCGCTGTCGAAGGACGTGCCCGCTTCATTGATGAAGATCAAGGAGCCGCCGAACGTGTCTCGGGGCGGGCTCCGGCCGCTGACGAATTCCTTCGTGGACTCCCCCGCTGCCTCCGCCGCTGTCTGAGGCAGACGAAATGAGTCAATGTCATATGGATACCAACGCCCTCGTGGACGGGTGGCTCGACGAGTGCCGCCCAAAGCTGCCCATCCAGAATCCCCTCTGGGCCTATATCCACAACAACATCCTGCTCAACCTCGAGGACCGTCCGTTCCAGGAGGCAGTGCGGGAAGCGGCCGCGCTGTATCGGGCACGGCCGTATGAGACCGAGTCCTTCTACCGCTCGGAGCTGGAGCGCGGCCGTATCCGTCGCGACTGCCTCGATGCGGTGCTCGCGTCGGCCCTGCCGGGAAGTGGGAAGGACCGGGTGGAGTGCTTCCTGTCGGACACGTCCGTCGGCAACGTCGTCCCACCGGCCTCCCTGTTGCGGCTCGCCCCGCGCCTGGATGCCGAGTACCACGCGTCCTATGACCGGCAGCTCCAGGACTTCATCGTGCCGGTCATCGCCTCGTTCCTGGATCAGGGCATGGCGCACTGGACCAACCCCTACCGCAACGGGGCGCTCTGGGGCTTCTTCCTGGCGAGCGTGCATGCCACGCCGGGGTGGGGCTTCGACTGGGCGGGAACGCTGAAGGCACGGCTGGAGGCGCACGAGCGGGCCGGCCGGTCGGTGGAGCAGATCATCGAGGCCGAGGTGCGTGAGTCGGCTCCGACGGGGCGCGAGGCCGCGTACTGCCTGGAGACGCTCTTCGCGCTGAAGGGCTGGTCGGGGATGATCCTCCGGCTCGAATCCGAGCCGGCGGTCGCGCCCGTGGAGGCGCCGCCCGCGTCGCTGAAGGACTGGCTCGCGGTGATGCTCGTCGCCACGCACGCGCTCGATGCGTGGCTCCTGGAGCGGAATGGCCGCACCCGGAACGAGCTGTGCGCCCGTCCGTTCCTCGCGCCCGAGACCTTCAACCTGGGGCGCCTGCACCTGTGGCAGGAGGCCTATGAGCGCTCCTTCGCCGGTGACTTCCTCGCGCACATCGAGCGCGGGCTCCTCCCCGAGGTGAAGGAGCCCCAGCGCCGCGCCCCGCGCTTCCAGGCGTTGATGTGCATGGACGACCGGGAGGAGTCCTTCCGGCGGGCGCTCGAGTCCGAGGCGTGCGGGGTGGAGACCTGGGGGGGCCTGGGCTTCTTCAGCGTCGACATGCGCTTCGAGGCGGTGGGCGCCGCCCGGCCGACGCGCCAGTGCCCGCCCGTCATCGAGCCGTCGCGGACCATCTCGGAGGTGCCGGTCGACGGCGAGGCCCGGCGGTTGGATCGGGCGCGCCGCGCGGGCCGCGCCGAGGGCAGGGCCCTGCTCTCCGGCTTCTATCACTCGCGCACGCTCATCCGCGGCTTCTTCATCTCGCTCGCGCTCGGGTTGCTGAGCTTCCTCCCGCTCGTGATGAAGGTGTTGATGCCGAGCCGGATGACCCGGCTGCGCCGCGCCATCCACAAGCGCGCCTTCCCCCACCCGAAGACGCACATCGCGCTGGACGCGGCGGGGGGATACTCGCTGGACGAGCAGGCCAGCATCGTCGAGGGCGTGCTCCGCACGGCGGGCCTCACGCGGGAGTTCGCCCCCCTGGTGGCGATCATCGCCCACGGCTCGACGAACACGAACAACCCTTTCCGGCAGGCGTACGGGTGTGGCGCGTGCTCGGGCAATCCGGGCGCGCCCAACTCGCGCTCCTTCACGCAGATGGCCAACCGCCCCGAGGTGCGTGAGCGGCTCGCGGCGCGCGGGCTCGAGCTGCCGGCCACCACGCTCTTCGTGCCCTGCTACCACGACACCACCACCGACGTGGTCGAGGTGCTCGACCGCGACCGCCTCCCGGCCGAGCGCCTGGAGGAGGTGCGGGAGCTGGCGGCGCGGCTGGGGCGCGCCGCGCGGATGAACGCGGTGGAGCGGTGCCTGCGCTTCGGCCAGGCGCCGCGTGGTGGCGAGGAGGCGGCGGCCCAGCACGTGCTGGACCGCGGCCATGACCTGGCGCAGCCGAGGCCCGAGTACGGCCACAACCGCGTGGCGGCCTGCATCGTCGGGCGGCGGAGCCTGACGGAGCGCACGTCGCTCGACCGCCGGGCCTTCCTCGTGTCCTACGACCCGAGGCTGGACGAGGGGGGCGCGCTGCTGCGCTCGGCCGTGCTCGGCTCGGTGCCCGTCGCGGTGAACATCGCCATGGACTACTACTTCTCGCGCGTGGACTGCGAGGGGTTCGGCGCCGGGTCCAAGCTCCCGCTGAACGTCGTGTCCCTGCTGGGCGTCGTCACCGGCTCCAAGAGCGACCTGCGCATCGGCATGGCCCGGCAGATGGTCGAGCTGCACGAGCCCATGCGCATCCTCGTGCTCATCGAGGCGGAGACGAAGGACCTGCTCGAGCTGATCGAAACGCACCCGCGCATGCGCCGCATGGTGCGGGGCGGATGGATGCGGCTGGGGCGGGTCGACCCCTCGTCCCGTGCCATCGAGCTCTGGAACGGGGACGGCTTCACGCCCTGGCGCGCGTTGTGGCCCGAGTTCCACACGACGGCGGGTGATGCCGCCACGCTTCCGGCGGTGTTGGACCCCCGGCGAGACCGTCTGGTCGAGGTGTACGCATGACTCTCCAGTTCCTCTCCCTGTTCATCCTCGCCTGGGCCGCGCTGATTCCGCTGCTGCTCGGGGCGGCCCAGCTCTTCGGGCGCGGGTTGTCCGAGCGGCTCGTGCAGGGGCTCGCGGTGGCGCACGCCACGGGCGTGCTCCTCGCCACCTTCGTGCTCTGTATCGCATTCGCCGCGGGGCCCTCGTCGATGGTGGAGGTATCCACGCCTCCGCTGCTCGTCACGCATGGCTACGAGTGGCGGGCGGTGCTGCTCATCGACCGGCTCTCCGTGACGTACCTGGCGCTCGTCGCCCTCATCTACCCCGTCATCGTCCACTTCTCCCGGCCCTTCTTCCACCGGGAGGAGGGCTCCCAGCGCTACTGGTTCCTGGTGACGCTGCTGGCGTTCGCGCTCGCGGCGGTGTCGCTCGCGGGGAACGTCGACGTGCTCTACCTGGGCTGGGAGCTGGTGGGCGTGTCGTCGGTGATGCTCATCTCGTTCTTCCGGCGCAACCTGCGCAGCACCCAGAACAGCCTCCGCGCGCTCATCTACTACCGCCTGTGCGACCTGGGGGTGCTCGGCGCGGCGATGTGGATCCACCACGCATTCCCCAGCTCGGAGTTCACGCACTTCGCGGAGGACGCGGTGGTGCCCACGGCATTGGTGGTGGCGTTCGCGTTGCTGTTCGGCACGCTGGCCAAGTCCGCCCAGCTCCCCATGTCGCCCTGGCTGCACCGCGCGATGGAGGGCCCCGCGGCCTCGAGCGCCATCTTCTACGGCGCGCTCTCCGTCCACCTGGGGCCGTTGCTGCTGCTGCGCACGAGCGCGCTGTGGATGCCGCACACCTCGGTCCGGATCGTCATGGCCTGCATCGGGCTGCTGACGGCGATCTTCGCGGCGTTCGTGGGGCGCACGCGGCCCGATGCGAAGACCTCGCTCGCGTACGCGACCATGGCGCAGCTCGGCATCCTGTACGTGGAGATCGCCGCCGGGCTGCACACGCTCGCGCTCGTCCACCTGTGCGCGAACGCGGGGCTGAGGACGTGGCAGTTCCTGCGCTCCTCGTCCCTCATCCAGGACTTCCAGGACAACCCCATCGTGGGCACGGGCGTGCGGTTGCAGCGGCAGTCGAATCTGGAGCGCCTGCTCCCGGCCTCGGTGCGAGGCCGGCTCTACCTGGCCGCTTCGAGGCTCTTCTGGCTGGACAGCATCCAGTGGAGCTTCGTCGCGCGGCCCTTCCTGGGTCTCTTCTCGCGGCTCGCCGCGATGGAGGACCGTCTGCTCGAGGACTCCCCGAGCGAGCAACGGAGTCATTAGATGGTCGACACCTACCTGAATCTCGAGGGCCCGCGGGCGGAAGCGCCCGTGGCCGTGCCGGTGCGTTCCACCAACTGGTGGTCCCTGGCGGTGGGGCTCATCGCCGCGGTGGGCATCTGGGTGGCACCGACGCGCCCGCTCTTCGTCGCGTCATGGGTCCTGCTGTTCGCGTGGGCGTGCGTGCGGGCCGGTAGGGGCGGGCGCGGGAAGGCGGCGAAGTTCCCCGTCCTCCCGGTGCTGGCGGGGCTGCTGACCACGGGGCTCGCCCTCTGGGGCACCCCCTCGCAGCCGTTCGCCGCGCTCGGGGCCGCCGTCGCCGGTGGCGTCATGCCGTTCCACCTGTGGCTCGAGGGCCTGCGCCGGCGGCTCAAGCACACGGAGTTCCTGCTGCTCCTGCTGTGCCAGCCGGGGGTGGTGTGGCTGCACCGCTTCGTGGAGGGCAACCCCACGCTCCTGCACGGCGGCCTGGGGAACGTGCTGCTCGTGCTCTTCGTGGTGAGCGCGCTGCTGCAATCCGGCCTGGGCCTGGTGCGGCGTGAGCCGGCACGGGCGATCATCGCCATCACCCTGTCACAGTCGTGCCTGCTGATGGCGGGCGCCTTCTCCGGGCACGTCGGCTGGCAGGCGGCCCGGATGCTCCTCATCGCGACGGTGGCGGGCTCCCTCGTCCTTCTCTCCGTCGTGGGTCTGGCGCGGGATGCGTACGGCATCGAGCGGCTCGCCCCGGACAACGGGCTCGCGGACGTGGCGCCGGACCTCCACCGGTTGTTCCTCGCGATGGGCTGGTTCTTCGTCGGGCTCCCCGGAGGCATTGCCTTCTTCGCCGAGGACCTGCTCTTCCACGCGCTCCTGGAGGAGTCCACGGCGGCGACGCTGGGGTTCCTGTTCGCCTCGGGGTTGAACGCGATCGTGTTCTACCGGGTGTACGCGGGCCTCTTCTGTGGCACCGCCCGGTTGGAGCTCCGGGAGGCGCGCACGCCGCGCACGGCGTCACGCCGCCGGCGCGTGGTGCTGCTGACGGTGGTGACGGCGCTGGTCATCCTCGGCGGCATCGCGCCGACGCTCTTCGTGTAGCGAGGGCGGTGGAGCGATGGCGGCTTCGAAACAACGAGCCCCACGGCACCGGATGGGACCGTGGGGCCTGGTGACGCGTCAGGCAATGGCTTCAGGAAGAGTGGCTCAGGGAACCCCCGAGCACCTTCTTGCGCGCGGAGAGCGGATGCGAGGAGAAACTGCGGTGCTGGTCGAGTCCACTGATGTGCAGCTGGCGGCCCTGGCGGGAGAACTCACCCTCCAGCTCGTGCAGCCGCTCCATCACCGTGTGGTCCACCAGCCGGGCGTCCGTCAGGTCCACCTCGACCCGCTGGACCTGGGCGTGCCGCTCGATGTGCTTCTTGATCCTGAGGAAGTTGGTGAAGACGGCGGCGTGCCGCACGCGCAGCACCACCCGGCCGTCCTCCATGCGCTCCTCGATCTCCGGCCGGAAGAGGCCGGCCAGCCGCGCGCCGTTGATGAGGTGCACCACCATCTTCAGGACGATGCCCGAGGCCACGCCCACCAGCAGGTCCGTCGCCAGCGTCACGCCCAGCGTGAAGCTGAAGATGAGGAACTGCTCGGCGCCGATGCGGAACGTCTTCACGAACTCGCCCGGAGAGGCCAGGCGGACGCCGGTGAAGATGAGCATGGCGGCCAGCGCGGCCAGCGGAATGCGGTGGATGAGCATGGGCACGAACGCCACGAACAGCAGCAGGAACAGGCCATGGAAGAAGTTGGACAGCCGGCTCTTCGCTCCGTAGCCGATGTTGGCGGAGCTGCGGACGACCTCGGAGATCATCGGCAGGCCACCCAGCAATCCGGCGATGAGGTTGCCCGTGCCCGTGGCGAGCAGATCCTTGTCCAGGTTCGAGCGGCGCTTCTCGGGGTCCAGCATGTCCACCGCCTTGGCGGTCAGCAGCGACTCGATGCTGCCCACCAGGGCGAACATGGCGATGTACTTGATGGAGACCGCCGAGAAGACGGCGGAGAAGTCCGGGAAGGTGATGGCGGACAGCAGGTTGCCCGGCAGGTTGACGAGGAACTTGGGGCCCACCGAGAAGGCCTGCTGCGAGAAGGTGAAGGTGTGCTCGTGGTCCAGGTCGAAGTAGATGCCCAGGGGCACCGCGACGAGCAGCACCAGCAGGGGGGCCGGCACGCGCTTGAGGAGCGGCACGCGCCTGGCGAGCGCCGCGTGCCCGAAGAGGATGACGAGGCCGAGGAAGCCGATGAGGGCGATCTCCGGGTTCAGCTGGCCCAGGCTGTGGGGAATCTCGGCCAGCAGCGGCAGCGGGGCCGTCGCCTTGGGCGTCACGCCCATCAGCGTGTGGATCTGCTTCGAGCAGATGATGACGCCGATGGCCGCGAGCATTCCGTGCACCACCGCGGACGGGAAGAAGTCCCCCAGCTTCCCGGTGCGCAGGACCGCGAAGAGGATCTGCAGCACGGCGGCCACCACGATGGTCGCCAGGGCGC
This is a stretch of genomic DNA from Archangium violaceum. It encodes these proteins:
- a CDS encoding DUF3616 domain-containing protein; this encodes MRGLKVSVIGAMAAGFLLAAGCEPWESDESGAEPGFFASAQGLGTQSTSFQDGVSPSSSYAGTRDSMIEEENPDDNHGGDTSISASGDTPAGSGNENYILLQWDVSSIPANAIVRAASIVVTVSDKADQTYDFYELTRAWTESQVTWEQADSSHDWASNGADGTGDRDTTSLGSIRAAATGTYTVTLNARGLEVVRKWLTTPSSNHGVILANKDNDNRLEIRSSEYSTRSSRPKLTVTWELPGTDAGTGGGDGGVDAGTDGGVQTAGTYRSTCDGSGGVWIDTSHFLNFNDESQTARIFAQGKSASPVQSKELSSAIGISSSDEADFEDAARVGNRIYVTSSHARNKDGELETSRYKFFAIDLSGTVPNASLQVAGTSSNLLKDMLDASNWVNPNTSVISLLNERSRLTEATVAELAPKVNGTNLEGLAALPTGGLVLGFRNPKSGSSALMVTLTNPDEVIGGARARFGQAILVNLGGYGIRGMVWSEAHQAVLILSGPHDESNGPFALWKWSGDVSSAPVKALDLTAPSDSAPEVLLPYPGTKDVRILFDMGSHLISGTVCKDASSSSQYFTDVVVHLD
- a CDS encoding lactonase family protein, producing the protein MRETNWTRRELMRLTGLGAVGMGLACTRSAWTGAPQPPKELWVYVGTYTSGQGEGIYLCRLDLATGALQQVGLTRGVVEPSFLAMDPMGRYLYAVNELTEFEGKPGGFVSAFRIHPQTRELTFINQQPTQGGAPCHLDVAANGRFVLVANYVGGTVSVLPVLPEGGLGAAVDVRRHEGSGPNTRRQEGPHAHQVVLDADNRHALVSDLGLDKIMLYRFDGEQGRLTPAEPAWVSTQPGSGPRHLTFHPNGRFAFGIHELSSTITAFAYDPRLGALEALQTVSALPGGFTGTSYGADIHVSPDGRFLYGSNRGHDSIVVHAIDSSGRLTYVEHVPTRGRWPRHFTLEPTGRYLLVANQRTHDIFCFQRDLETGRLTPVGEALKIPAPVCLLVAPPPV
- a CDS encoding glycoside hydrolase family 26 protein, producing MSKRKISGIIAVVLAAVGLGLATTPARAASPTLSATVDDGVIGTGNNQFQYTGTWVNCGCNGGSFRYAYTTGDKATFRFTGSQVKLFGYKELVGGIASISIDGGAPVDADTYSITKGFALIYTSPVLTDTAHTLTVTVTGRKNSAATGTTISIDKAEVYTGGTTTNPPAGGLLGSVGARSGLAWNSCMFPLNRTGSASSYASALSTVESGRGRFCDIEQAAQWHTNWNDVKDLYVLSFMNPNLTSVVDAPPFPGGSGASVQGSWAEAASGAYDAYYRAMGTNAANYANRAGQEVILRFAWEFNGCWYHWTAGKDCNGTWKANNTQFKTAWQRAYNNIKAGAGSAANRVLISWSLSGTDTSAGYNFQDLYPGDAYVDIVGVDVYDSPGSTTLASFNSQYHVGYILNQTFAFADTHNKPFAIEEWGGHHALTGSQASVNGDDNAAFINFMFDWIRAHKNDIVYEQYFQDDADGNVNNSLFSPLENSNPKMRAAYLSQMQNAANLP
- a CDS encoding lipoate--protein ligase family protein — protein: MWNLIEPLEAAPGVWQMALDEALLDEASTREDFVPTLRLYVFRPGCLSLGRTQAYGSVDAEAARAEGLDVVRRVTGGSGVLHHGELTYSFVARVAPPFTDNIEQNYTLLSESISAGLARRFGVRAELEPSRPERNLASGACFLTPALKELKVEGRKLVGSAQRRQKGAFLQHGALPLTTDYALHARLFGLTPERLREAMVDLTGAAGREVSHAEAAQALEQGFIERLGASWARVPLAPHVRARAEALVAERYGRDDWTRDAVC
- a CDS encoding DUF2309 domain-containing protein; this translates as MDTNALVDGWLDECRPKLPIQNPLWAYIHNNILLNLEDRPFQEAVREAAALYRARPYETESFYRSELERGRIRRDCLDAVLASALPGSGKDRVECFLSDTSVGNVVPPASLLRLAPRLDAEYHASYDRQLQDFIVPVIASFLDQGMAHWTNPYRNGALWGFFLASVHATPGWGFDWAGTLKARLEAHERAGRSVEQIIEAEVRESAPTGREAAYCLETLFALKGWSGMILRLESEPAVAPVEAPPASLKDWLAVMLVATHALDAWLLERNGRTRNELCARPFLAPETFNLGRLHLWQEAYERSFAGDFLAHIERGLLPEVKEPQRRAPRFQALMCMDDREESFRRALESEACGVETWGGLGFFSVDMRFEAVGAARPTRQCPPVIEPSRTISEVPVDGEARRLDRARRAGRAEGRALLSGFYHSRTLIRGFFISLALGLLSFLPLVMKVLMPSRMTRLRRAIHKRAFPHPKTHIALDAAGGYSLDEQASIVEGVLRTAGLTREFAPLVAIIAHGSTNTNNPFRQAYGCGACSGNPGAPNSRSFTQMANRPEVRERLAARGLELPATTLFVPCYHDTTTDVVEVLDRDRLPAERLEEVRELAARLGRAARMNAVERCLRFGQAPRGGEEAAAQHVLDRGHDLAQPRPEYGHNRVAACIVGRRSLTERTSLDRRAFLVSYDPRLDEGGALLRSAVLGSVPVAVNIAMDYYFSRVDCEGFGAGSKLPLNVVSLLGVVTGSKSDLRIGMARQMVELHEPMRILVLIEAETKDLLELIETHPRMRRMVRGGWMRLGRVDPSSRAIELWNGDGFTPWRALWPEFHTTAGDAATLPAVLDPRRDRLVEVYA
- a CDS encoding proton-conducting transporter membrane subunit — encoded protein: MTLQFLSLFILAWAALIPLLLGAAQLFGRGLSERLVQGLAVAHATGVLLATFVLCIAFAAGPSSMVEVSTPPLLVTHGYEWRAVLLIDRLSVTYLALVALIYPVIVHFSRPFFHREEGSQRYWFLVTLLAFALAAVSLAGNVDVLYLGWELVGVSSVMLISFFRRNLRSTQNSLRALIYYRLCDLGVLGAAMWIHHAFPSSEFTHFAEDAVVPTALVVAFALLFGTLAKSAQLPMSPWLHRAMEGPAASSAIFYGALSVHLGPLLLLRTSALWMPHTSVRIVMACIGLLTAIFAAFVGRTRPDAKTSLAYATMAQLGILYVEIAAGLHTLALVHLCANAGLRTWQFLRSSSLIQDFQDNPIVGTGVRLQRQSNLERLLPASVRGRLYLAASRLFWLDSIQWSFVARPFLGLFSRLAAMEDRLLEDSPSEQRSH